Within Butyrivibrio fibrisolvens, the genomic segment TTCCCACTTGCCGAGAAGACTACACTTACAGGTACTATCAGCTATCCTGCAAACACAGAGTCTGATCCTAACAACAGAACTATTTTCAAGCGTCTTCAGGAGCAGACCAATGTAGAGATTCAGTGGACAGCAATTCAGTCTGATCAGTGGGGTGATAAGATCACACTTGAGATGTCCAATGTTAATACTCTTACAGATTTCGTATTCTCAGCAGGTTTTAGTGACAGTGACCTTCTTAAGTATGCTAAGCAGGGGGCTATCATATCCTTAGAGGACTATATCGATGCTTACATGCCTAACCTTAAGGCTGTATTTGACAAATATCCTGAGTACCGCACTATGTGCGAAGATGAGAACGGTCATATCTGGGCACTTCCATGGATCGAGCAGCTTGGATCTGAGAAGACAGCTATCCAGACTGTTGGTGATATGAGCTTTATCAACAAAAAGTGGCTTGATTTCCTTGGACTTGAGATGCCTACAACAGTAGACGAGTTCGAACAGGTACTTATCGCATTCAGAGACAATGCAGATGCTATTCAGAAGGAATTTAACATTGACGGAAGCATCATTCCTATGTCTTGTATCGTTAATGATGGTGACCAGGATCCTGCAATCCTTATCAATGGTTTTGGCGAAGGCTATGGTGATGCCGACAGAGGCCGTCACATTGCAGTTACAGATGATCTTAAAGTAATCTGCTCATCAACACAGATGGGTTACAAAGATGGTATTGCATGGCTTCATAAGTTATATGATTAAGGCCTTATCGATTCAGAAGCATTCACTCAGGAATGGTCAACATATGTATCTAAGGGTAAATCCGGAAGATACGGTGTATGCTTTAGCTGGGACGTTGCTAATATCGATAACCTTGAAGACTGGGTACCACTTCCGGCTCTTACAGCTGATACCAGAAACATCACTCCTCAGAACGGTTCATTCACAAGTGGTTTTGACAGAGGCAGATGCGTAGTTACATCCGTTGCTAAGAATCCTGCACTTGTATGTGCTTGGCTTGATCTTATGTATGATCCATTCCAGTCTCCGCAGAACAACTGGGGTACTTATGGTGAAGAAGATGAGTTCGATATCTTCGAACTTGGAACTAACGACAAGGGCGAGCAGATGCTCAAGCACGCACCTCTTGGTGATGCATCTCCTGTAGAAGTAAGAGAAGCTGAGTGCGTTGGCGGACCTCTTGCAATCCTTGATGAGTACTATGGTGTATATGTAACATGTCCTGATGATGCTCAGTACAGACTTGACTGGATCAAGGATATCTACACACCTGATATGAACACTAAGTATGTATATCCTAACGTATTCATGTCTGAAGCTGATACCAAGAAGCTTTCTGATCTTTCTGCTGATGTTACAAAGTGCATCAACAGCCACAAAGCTGACTGGATCATGAACGGATTTACAGATGCTGATTGGGATGCTTATATCGAAGAGCTCAACTCTTACGGACTTGAAGAGTATCTTTCAATCTATCAGAAGTATCTTGATGCATTCTATGCAGAATAATATGACGTAATGGGCAAAAGTCATTTCGATTAAACTTGCCAGAAAACAAATATGAATTAGAATAGGTAGATTGCGGGCTTTGCGATAGTGCGAAGCCCCAAATACTGTTAGATGTTTTTTTGAAGCTGTCCAGGCTTTTTTATTTATCAATATCAGATATATCAAAACACGAAAAATGTTTGAATAAGTAATAAAGGGAATATACATGGAAGATATACTTAACAAAGCACGCAAATATGAAAAAGAAAACGAAAGTAAAATGGAAGGTTTAAGACCTTCATTTCACTTAACACCAAGAGTTGGTTGGATGAATGATCCCAACGGCTTTTGCTATTACAAGGGTCAGTACCACATGTTCTACCAGTATCATCCTTATGATAATCACTGGGGTCCTATGCACTGGGGACATGCTGTAAGCAGTGACCTGCTTCATTGGGAATATCTTCCTGTAGTTCTTGCTCCAGACATGGAGTATGACAAGAGAGGATGCTTTTCCGGAAGTGCAATTGAACTTTCTGATGGTCGTCATCTCATTATGTACACCGGTGTTTCAGAAACTGTTGATGAAAATGGCAACAAGACAGAATGCCAGACTCAGTGCGTTGCAGTTGGTGACGGTGTAAATTATGTCAAATACGAAAATAATCCGGTCCTCACATCAGATGATGTACCAGAGGGCGGTAGTCATATAGATTTTAGAGATCCAAGGCTTTTTGAAGGCAAGGATGGCCTTATCTATTGCCTTGTTGGTAACAGAAGCAGTGATACAAGCGGCCAGATGCTCCTTTATAAGAGTGTGGACGGCTTTAAATGGGAGTTTGTACGTATCATAGCACAGAATAGAAATTCATTTGGTAAGATGTGGGAATGCCCGGATTTCTTTCTCAAGGATGGAAAATGGGTTCTTCTTACAAGCCCTCAGGATATGGAGGCTATTCCGGGTAGATACAATAGCGGCAATGGAACTTTATGCCTTATTGGTAACTGGGATGGAGAAGACAGCGATTTCGAGGTTGAGAATAACCAGTGCATAGATAATGGTATCGATTATTATGCACCTCAGACTATCACATTAGCTGATGGCAGACGTATCATGATAGGCTGGATGCAGAACTGGGATACCTGCAACAACTATACTCCATCTGATCTGTGGTGCGGCCAGATGTCTATCCCAAGGGAAGTTACTGTAAGAGATGGAAGACTCTATCAGGTTCCTGCCAGAGAGATAGAGAGTCTTAGAGGTGATCTTATCTCTGTACTTAACATGAAGCTTAACGGAGAGTATAGCGCTGAGATCTTAAATGGAAGAAAACTTGATCTTACTGTTAAAGTAAGACCTTCTGAAGGCAAGGTATATGACAATTTTGAAGTCAGATTCTTCCAGAAAGATAACAACTATGCGTTTGTAAAGTACAACACACATGAGTCTATGGTGACACTTAGCCGTGAATTTGCAGGAGTAAGAAGAGCCATCGTTAATAAGACAAGCTGCAGCGTAGATAATAAGGGCGGCGAGATAGAACTTCGCATTATCTTGGATAAGTACAGCGCAGAAGTATTTATAAATGGCGGCAAGTATGCAATGACTATAGATGTATACAATGATCAGTCATTTGATGGTATCAGCTTTGTATCTGATGGTGAGGCTCTTATCGATATAGAAAAGTATAGCCTTGAAAAATAAAAAGTCTGATATGTTGTACATAATCATCTGTAAATAGACGATTATGTTTGGGTTGATCATTTTTAAATAAAAAACGATTTTACGAATATGGGTTGTGAATTTGGCCGATAGAAAGGATAGTTATGGAGAAGGTAGATGTAGTAGCGTTAGGAGAATTATTAATAGATTTTACAGAAAATGGAATAAGCGCTCAGGGCAATCCTATTATGGAAGCTAATCCCGGCGGAGCTGTATGTAATGTTCTGTCCATGCTTTCAGGCCTTTCTAAATCTACAGCATATATTGGTAAGGTGGGAAAAGACATATTTGGAAAACAGCTCACAGAAGCTATAAGGAGCGTTGGCATTGACGATTCCGGCCTTGTTGTTGATGACAATGTTAATACAACACTTGCCTTCGTTCATACCTACGAGGATGGAGACAGAGATTTCTCTTTTTACAGAAATCCCGGAGCTGATATGATGCTCACAGTAGATGAGCTCAATCTCGACCTTGTGAGAAACTGTAGGATCTTCCATTACGGAAGTCTGTCTATGACCAGTAAGTGCTGCGAAGAGGCGACCTTCAAGGCTATAGAAGTAGCTAAAGAAAGCGGCGCTATCATAAGCTTTGATCCAAACCTTCGCGAACCCTTGTGGGATAGCCTTGATCATGCCAAAGAAGAGATATCTAAAGGCATGAAGCAGTGCGATATCTTAAAGATCTCTGACAACGAGATCATATGGTTTACAGGCAAAGAGGACTTTGATGAAGGCGTAGAAGAGCTTAGAAAACAGTTTAATCCTAAGCTTATCACAGTCACTATGGGCAAAGACGGAAGCAGAGCTTATTATGGGGATAAGATTGTATCAGTACCAGGTTTTGTTAATAAGAATACTATCGAAACTACAGGAGCAGGCGATACCTTTGGAGCATGTGTGCTCAATTATATCCTCGAGCAGGGACTTGATGGTCTTACAGAAGATGATCTTAAAGAGATGTTGACATTTGCCAATGCTGCAGCATCTATAATAACCACCAGAAAAGGCGCGCTTAAGGTCATGCCTACTAAGGAAGAAGTTGAAAAGCTTGCGTGTTCATAACAAGGAATCATACATGGAAGAGCATGCGCTTGGCAAAGGCATTTCTGTATTCGCTTGGAGTGAGTCCTGTATACTTTTTGTATGCTCTTGCAAAGTTATGTACATCTGAAAAACCTAGATCAGATGCTATCTGAGATACGGTTTTGTCATTATCAGCCAGCATAAAATTAGCTGCATCCATCTTTTGGCTTATTATGAACTGCTTAAGAGGTATATTCCTTATTTCTACAAATAGATGTGACAGATATTTTGGATTATAGCCAAAGGCATCTGCTATCTCTGCAATCTTTATATTTTTGGATATATTAGTCTGGATATAGTCGATGATATCCATATATATCTGCTTCTTGGCGGCAGGATCACTGGTGGATGGCGCTCCGACAGTTATCTCTCCATATAATTCCATCATGATACTTGTCACCATGGCGTTAAGTGAGACGGTAGGATAGTTATTTTTGACCATATCCTGAAGCTGTTTCATCATTACAAGGATACGTTCAGGCGAAGCTATGGCCCCGCTTTGAGGGATGAAGCCGTATTTGGACGTATCTATCTCTTTGATCTTCGGACTTCCTGAACTTATCTCATAAGGAACCTTGCTGCTATGCTCAGTTGCAAAGTGCATCCAGTAAAAAGAGCAGTAGGCCTTCTTAAAACCTTCTCTATACCCTTCACTTGATGGAGGAAGGAGGAGATACTCGCCTTTTTTAACGGTATAGTTATGCCCATTATATCTAAGGTATAATTCACCTTCTGTCATGATTATAAGCTCATAATCCTTAAGGGAAGTTTTATTATGCTGCCATTCCGAAGAAAGAGCCTTGAACTTTCCGGTATAGTGATATGAATATTGCGAATATAAAGCTAAAGGAATAAGCTTCATAAAAGCCTCCATGGTAGGTGTCTTCCATAACCTGATGGCTACGAGATTTTTTGTGGTGAAGCTTATGTTGTAAAAAAGAACACCATAATTAAATAGCATTTTGTATTGTAATGTATAAATCCAGAATACATGTGCATAGTACGAGATAAGTGTAGTTAGAACACTAAATCTGACAAAATGACACCTATTTAAGCAAATTATTTGTTTTGTAAGCTGCCTTTTTCTATCTGACAATTATGATCAAGTGGCAGATAACAAAGTATCTATAAGATCTGTTGGTGATTATTACGCTTGGAAATCTTCTTATTGATTTTTGTTTTTTTACTTATTGTTATTTTAAATATAAGCTTCAGGTGTCATTTTGTAAATAGAGAAAAAATGACACCTAAAATAGCACTTTGCCATTTTTACTTCAAAAGCTATGTGCTATGTTTGAGGTGCTTACAAAATAATTATCAATAGCTTCTTGAAAAAACATGAATATGAGAAACTTTTGGTAAATAATTCAAACTTCCCACTTGGATGGGCCGGCATTCCCAAAGTTTTTACAGGGACAGGCAGTATATAAATCATTGCCACGCTTTTTAATTGTTTTATAGAATTCAAGAGCGTGATAGCTGGAGATTTTTATTCTGCCAGGGGTCCCATGTCTGAGCGCAGCGAGTTTGGACCCCAGAATAAAAAGCTGCAGATATCATGCCATGAATTCATAAAGCAATTAAAGCGTGACAATGATTTATATACTGCCTGCCCCTGTAAAGACTTTGGGGATGCCGGCCCATCCAAGTGGGCAGTCTGCAAATAAATAACTTATGGAGGGTTACATGTCAGATACTATACTTAAAATAAGGAACATTGGACTTGAGAATGTTATGGTTACAGACCAGTATATGGTCAATGCTTTTGAGAAAGAGATTGATTATCTGCTTTCTATAGATGATGACAGAATGCTTGCCGGCTTTAGAGATACAGCAGGCATTGATATGAAGGGTGCAGTAAGATATGAAGGCTGGGAGAATATGCTCATCGGCGGACATACAATGGGGCATTATCTCACAGCACTTGCGCAGAGCTATGCCAATCCATGCGCATCTTCAGAAGTAAAAAAGACTATCAAGGATAAAATTGATTATATTATCACATCCCTTCTTGAGTGCCAGAAGAATTCCAAAGGTAAGGAAGGATTCATCTTTGGCGCAGCTATTCTGGACCGTGATAATGTTGAGGTGCAGTTTGATAATGTAGAAAGATGCCAGACCCATATCATAACTCAGGCATGGGTTCCGTGGTATACCATGCACAAGATCCTTGCAGGTATTCTTGATGTTTACAGATTTACAGGAAGTAGTGATGCACTTACTCTTGCTAAGGGCATCGGTGATTGGACCTACAACAGAGCATCATCCTGGGGACAAGAGCTTAATGAGATTGTTATCTCAACAGAGTACGGCGGAATGAATGATGCTTTATACCTTTTGTATAGCTTTACAGGTGAGGATAGATATGCCAAGGCTGCACACTTCTTTGATCAGGACAAGCTTTTTAAGAGGATAGAAGCAGGTGCGCCCAATGCCCTTGACGGCCTTCATGCCAATACAACAATTCCCAAATTCCTTGGAGCTATCGCAAGATACGTATATGTTCATGGCAGGACCGTAGACGGAGAAGTCGTAGATGCAACTCAGTATCTTAAGTTTGCAGAAGTCTTTTTTGACATGGTTGTTAATAAGCATACCTATGTTACAGGCGGTAACAGCGAGTGGGAGCATTTCGGACTTGATAAGGTTTTGGATGCAGAGCGC encodes:
- a CDS encoding glycoside hydrolase family 32 protein: MEDILNKARKYEKENESKMEGLRPSFHLTPRVGWMNDPNGFCYYKGQYHMFYQYHPYDNHWGPMHWGHAVSSDLLHWEYLPVVLAPDMEYDKRGCFSGSAIELSDGRHLIMYTGVSETVDENGNKTECQTQCVAVGDGVNYVKYENNPVLTSDDVPEGGSHIDFRDPRLFEGKDGLIYCLVGNRSSDTSGQMLLYKSVDGFKWEFVRIIAQNRNSFGKMWECPDFFLKDGKWVLLTSPQDMEAIPGRYNSGNGTLCLIGNWDGEDSDFEVENNQCIDNGIDYYAPQTITLADGRRIMIGWMQNWDTCNNYTPSDLWCGQMSIPREVTVRDGRLYQVPAREIESLRGDLISVLNMKLNGEYSAEILNGRKLDLTVKVRPSEGKVYDNFEVRFFQKDNNYAFVKYNTHESMVTLSREFAGVRRAIVNKTSCSVDNKGGEIELRIILDKYSAEVFINGGKYAMTIDVYNDQSFDGISFVSDGEALIDIEKYSLEK
- a CDS encoding PfkB family carbohydrate kinase, translating into MEKVDVVALGELLIDFTENGISAQGNPIMEANPGGAVCNVLSMLSGLSKSTAYIGKVGKDIFGKQLTEAIRSVGIDDSGLVVDDNVNTTLAFVHTYEDGDRDFSFYRNPGADMMLTVDELNLDLVRNCRIFHYGSLSMTSKCCEEATFKAIEVAKESGAIISFDPNLREPLWDSLDHAKEEISKGMKQCDILKISDNEIIWFTGKEDFDEGVEELRKQFNPKLITVTMGKDGSRAYYGDKIVSVPGFVNKNTIETTGAGDTFGACVLNYILEQGLDGLTEDDLKEMLTFANAAASIITTRKGALKVMPTKEEVEKLACS
- a CDS encoding AraC family transcriptional regulator; its protein translation is MKLIPLALYSQYSYHYTGKFKALSSEWQHNKTSLKDYELIIMTEGELYLRYNGHNYTVKKGEYLLLPPSSEGYREGFKKAYCSFYWMHFATEHSSKVPYEISSGSPKIKEIDTSKYGFIPQSGAIASPERILVMMKQLQDMVKNNYPTVSLNAMVTSIMMELYGEITVGAPSTSDPAAKKQIYMDIIDYIQTNISKNIKIAEIADAFGYNPKYLSHLFVEIRNIPLKQFIISQKMDAANFMLADNDKTVSQIASDLGFSDVHNFARAYKKYTGLTPSEYRNAFAKRMLFHV